A single region of the Acanthopagrus latus isolate v.2019 chromosome 11, fAcaLat1.1, whole genome shotgun sequence genome encodes:
- the si:ch73-63e15.2 gene encoding protein strawberry notch homolog 2 isoform X4, whose protein sequence is MCVFIPPPHTAAFGPMSLMQLWTKLYSQLGRPLPKDLSCIDDLSTNSLFSSPADSLSEYADAQSFISTDNLDTVPTLWDVNTSTTTTPAQSQLELNGTGRFHGLASLDDITAIISTPPLGGFQAPRTQPPQEEEEDAEEEETEELGHVDTYAEYRPSKSTIGISHPDIVVETNTLSSVPPPDITYTLSIPEQTINSGLLSALQLEAIIYACQQHEVILQNNQRAGFLIGDGAGVGKGRTVAGIILENYLKGRKKALWFSISNDLKFDAERDLKDIDALNIPVHALNKIKYGDTATSEGVLFATYSALIGESQAGGQHRTRIKQILDWCKPDFDGVIIFDECHKAKNATSTKMGKAVLDLQNKLPRARVVYASATGASEPKNMIYMSRLGIWGEGTPFRTFDDFLHAIEKRGVGAMEIVAMDMKVSGMYIARQLSFSGVSFRIEEIGLDSDFKLVYNKAAKLWAEALQVFMRAADELGLVSRKSLWGQFWSSHQRFFKYLCIAAKVRCLVELAQKELEAGKCIVIGLQSTGESRTREVLDENDGHLDRFVSAAEGVFQSLVSKHFPSEKQRREKAPGNKRKRKPRGRQPKVPKHTVDSGGVINISDDSSSDSDGIDTDSNSSPDSLLDNDDVIFVNHTSCQTARIEEMKQGLLNKISILGKELPLNTLDELIDKFGGPDKVSEMTGRKGRVVRRPDGSVRYESRAEQGLTIDHINIKEKDRFMSGEKLVAIISEAASSGISLQADKRVKNQRRRVHMTLELPWSADRAIQQFGRTHRSNQVTAPEYIFLISELAGERRFASIVAKRLESLGALTHGDRRATESRDLSKYNFENKYGTKALDKITKAILGHIENKVPPPKGYPAGEALFFRDMKIGMMDVGIFCKEPRFGISTEKDCSITKFLNRILGLEVHKQNYLFQYFTDNFDYLIEKDKKEGKYDMGILDLAPGNDEIYEEKQETFLTVGNPQDGQVVLYKISVDRGMPWDEAYKRSLKLSGPDEGFYLSLKLRGNHPCVLLAEQGRGKNLIVYKPNIGKQAHPESLDNLQQRYRKVTPEEARDSWENQFTFSFKKCSHANWNGKCKKIEEGQECLQGMRLRQYHMLCGALLRVWKRVSDVVSDITSSSILQIVRLKTKQHNKQVGIKIPENCVARVRDELLLMDEEVKRRRKEREQQAVEQRLAEERMRKMKEENKHLLANLFSHQTMHNQSLAQSLAQNQILKQKLNQRTQSGTMSQLQRLQAQSQSTLQQKASQNIAMLSLQRNPSQTQQRTHNSWNNNPSTTSTTSSTNQGPLPNIASLASNLPQYYSHSIYSQFPQLKNQSLSHHQNTPSPSLSSKNPLDEILDLTVSSPSPSPDTTGGGLNLDSLTRTSAAFGNDFNLESLISQNAQIQQPLLQQQQQQQQQQQQQQENHSLLTNNHQDLLLELFDFPPSPQLPTQKASPSSSTSSSSSTTSSTSSVSNSLVSHIPAGLVIPSSSSSSLFSSQSPSSSLFSNSSSHFSPPYLLPQSDSLPNGHCSATALDIREALNSMLQAGLDRKSVIQYRPQD, encoded by the exons CTGAATGGCACCGGCAGGTTTCATGGCTTGGCCAGTTTGGATGATATAACTGCTATTATCAGCACCCCACCTTTAGGAGGATTCCAG GCTCCGAGAACCCAGCCGccacaagaagaggaagaggatgcagaggaggaggagacagaggagctggGACATGTAGACACATACGCTGAGTATAGACCATCCAAAT CCACTATAGGAATTTCTCATCCTGACATAGTGGTTGAGACCAACACGCTGTCCAGTGTCCCTCCTCCTGACATCACATACACTCTGTCGATCCCGGAGCAAACTATTAACAGTGgcctgctgtctgctctgcagCTAGAGGCCATCATATACGCCTGCCAG cAACACGAGGTTATCCTTCAGAACAACCAGAGGGCAGGCTTCCTGATCGGAGATGGGGCAGGGGTCGGAAAGGGACGCACTGTGGCGGGAATCATCCTGGAGAACTACCttaaaggaaggaagaaagcACTATG GTTCAGCATATCCAATGACCTGAAATTTGATGCAGAGAGAGATCTCAAAGACATAGATGCACTGAATATTCCTGTGCATGCCTTAAACAAG ATCAAGTATGGAGACACAGCTACCTCAGAAGGAGTCCTCTTTGCAACTTACTCTGCGCTGATTGGGGAGAGCCAGGCAGGAGGGCAGCACCGGACGAGAATTAAACAGATCCTGGACTGGTGCAAGCCAGACTTTGACGGAGTT ATTATTTTCGATGAATGCCACAAAGCCAAGAATGCTACATCTACAAAGATGGGCAAGGCAGTGCTTGACCTTCAAAACAAGCTGCCACGGGCCAGAGTGGTGTATGCCAGTGCCACAG GTGCCTCTGAGCCAAAGAACATGATCTACATGAGCCGCCTGGGAATCTGGGGTGAAGGCACACCCTTCAGAACCTTTGATGATTTCCTGCACGCCATCGAGAAGAG AGGTGTCGGGGCCATGGAGATTGTTGCTATGGACATGAAAGTGAGCGGCATGTACATTGCCAGGCAGCTGAGCTTCTCAGGGGTGTCTTTCCGCATTGAAGAGATCGGACTGGACAGTGACTTCAAACTGGTCTATAACAAAGCTGCCAAACTG TGGGCGGAGGCACTGCAGGTTTTCATGCGTGCAGCTGATGAGCTTGGCCTGGTCAGCAGGAAGTCTCTGTGGGGGCAGTTCTGGTCATCTCACCAGCGCTTCTTCAAATACCTCTGTATCGCTGCCAAGGTCCGCTGTCTGGTGGAGCTGGCGCAAAAAGAGCTGGAGGCTGGAAAG TGCATCGTCATCGGGCTGCAGTCTACCGGAGAATCTCGCACCAGAGAAGTCCTGGATGAGAATGACGGGCATCTCGACAGATTtgtctcagcagcaga gGGAGTATTCCAGTCTCTtgtatcaaaacattttccgtcagagaaacagaggagggagaaggcaCCGGGAAATAAGAGAAAAC GGAAGCCAAGAGGTCGCCAGCCCAAGGTACCTAAGCACACAGTGGACAGCGGTGGCGTGATCAACATCAGTGacgacagcagcagtgactctGATGGCATAGACACAGACTCCAACTCCTCACCAGACTCCCTGCTAgacaatgatgatgtcatctttgTGAACCACACTAGCTGTCAGACAG CCAGGATAGAGGAGATGAAGCAGGGCCTCCTCAACAAAATATCCATACTGGGAAAAGAACTACCTCTCAATACCTTGGACGAGCTCATCGATAAGTTTGGAGGACCAGATAAAGTCTCAGAG aTGACTGGTCGTAAGGGTCGTGTGGTGCGGCGTCCTGACGGTAGCGTCCGTTACGAGTCACGGGCCGAGCAGGGTCTCACCATCGACCACATTAATATCAAGGAGAAGGATCGCTTCATGAGCGGAGAGAAA TTGGTGGCCATCATCTCAGAGGCAGCAAGCTCTGGGATTTCCCTGCAGGCAGACAAGCGAGTGAAGAACCAGAGGCGCAGGGTGCACATGACCTTGGAGCTGCCTTGGAGTGCAGACAGGGCCATTCAGCAATTTG GTCGCACCCATCGGTCCAATCAGGTGACGGCCCCAGAGTACATCTTCCTCATTTCAGAGTTGGCTGGGGAGAGACGTTTTGCCTCCATTGTGGCTAAGAGACTCGAGAGCTTG GGTGCATTAACCCATGGGGACAGAAGAGCAACAGAATCCAGAGATCTGAGCAAATACAACTTCGAGAACAAG TATGGTACCAAGGCTCTGGATAAAATCACCAAAGCAATCCTCGGCCACATAGAGAACAAGGTGCCCCCTCCCAAAGGTTACCCTGCAGGTGAAGCCCTGTTCTTCAGAG ACATGAAGATTGGAATGATGGATGTGGGCATCTTCTGTAAGGAGCCTCGCTTTGGCATCAGTACTGAGAAAG ACTGTAGCATCACCAAGTTCTTAAATCGCATCCTGGGTCTGGAGGTCCACAAGCAGAACTATCTCTTTCAGTACTTCACTGACAACTTTGACTACCTGATCGAGAAGGATAAGAAGGAGGGCAAATATGACATGGGAATATTAG acCTTGCCCCGGGTAACGATGAGATCTATGAGGAGAAGCAGGAAACTTTCCTGACGGTCGGAAACCCTCAGGATGGACAGGTTGTTCTCTACAAG ATCAGCGTGGACAGAGGTATGCCATGGGACGAGGCCTACAAAAGGTCACTGAAGCTCAGCGGCCCTGACGAAGGATTCTACCTTTCCCTGAAG CTGCGAGGTAACCACCCATGTGTGCTGCTAGCTGAGCAAGGAAGAGGCAAGAATCTCATTGTCTACAAGCCCAACATTGGCAAGCAAGCCCACCCTGAGAGCCTGGACAACCTGCAGCAACGTTACCGGAAG gtgactccagaggaagccAGGGACAGCTGGGAGAACCAGTTCACCTTTTCCTTCAAGAAATGTAGCCATGCCAACTG GAACGGGAAGTGTAAGAAAATCGAGGAAGGCCAGGAGTGTCTGCAGGGCATGCGTCTCCGTCAGTACCACATGTTGTGTGGCGCTCTGCTGCGTGTGTGGAAGCGTGTATCCGATGTGGTGTCTGACATCACCAGCTCCAGCATCCTCCAAATCGTCCGCCTGAAAACCAAGCAGCATAACAAGCAAGTCG GTATCAAGATCCCAGAGAACTGCGTGGCCCGTGTGCGTGACGAGCTGCTGCTAATGgatgaggaggtgaagaggagacGAAAGGAGAGGGAGCAACAGGCTGTGGAGCAGCGACTGGCCGAGGAGCGCATGCGTAAAATGAAGGAGGAGAACAAACACCTGCTGGCTAATCTGTTCAGCCATCAGACCATGCACAACCAGTCCCTGGCTCAGTCTCTGGCCCAGAATCAGATCctcaaacagaaactgaaccAAAGGACTCAAAGTGGGACCATGAGTCAGCTGCAGAGACTGCAGGCCCAAAGCCAGTCCACTTTACAGCAGAAGGCCTCCCAGAACATAGCCATGTTGTCCTTACAGAGAAATCCCAGCCAAACCCAGCAAAGGACCCATAACAGCTGGAACAAcaacccctccaccacctccaccacctccagcacCAATCAGGGCCCTCTACCTAACATAGCTAGCCTCGCCTCCAATTTACCCCAGTATTACTCCCATTCTATTTACTCCCAGTTCCCCCAGCTGAAGAACCAGTCTCTGTCACACCATCAGAACACACCGTCTCCAAGTTTGTCTTCCAAGAACCCCCTGGATGAGATCTTGGATCTGACTGTGAGCTCGCCATCGCCCTCCCCTGACACCACGGGGGGCGGGCTGAACCTGGACAGTCTCACGAGAACCTCTGCAGCATTCGGCAATGACTTTAACCTGGAGTCTCTGATCTCTCAGAATGCCCAGATACAGCAGCCTCttttgcaacagcagcagcagcagcagcagcagcagcagcagcagcaggagaaccACAGTCTGCTGACCAATAACCACCAAGACTTGTTATTAGAGTTGTTTgactttcctccctctccccagtTGCCCACACAGAAAGCCAGCCCTTCGTCCTctacctcctcttcttcttccaccacGTCCTCCACCTCTTCTGTGTCAAACAGCCTCGTCTCTCACATCCCCGCTGGCCTCGTCATCCCgtcatcgtcctcctcctctctcttctccagccagtccccgtcctcctccctgttttccaactcctcctctcacttctCTCCCCCCTATCTCCTCCCACAGTCAGACTCCTTACCCAACGGCCACTGCAGCGCCACCGCCCTCGACATTCGCGAGGCTCTGAACAGCATGCTACAGGCCGGGCTGGACCGCAAGTCCGTCATTCAGTACCGGCCGCAAGACTAG